ATATACTGGTGATTGTTCTGGGTGTGATTGTGGTGCGCAGAGGGGTGAAGAATGGTCTGGAGAAGGCCAACCGCATTCTGATTCCAAGTTTGTTCGTGCTGTTGGTGATTGTAGCCGCCTCGGCGCTCACTATGGAGAACGGCACAAAAGGCCTGGAGTATATGTTTGCGATCAAATGGGATAATTTCAGCAACCCTACCATCTGGATAGAGGCCCTCTCACAGTCGGCATGGTCTACCGGAGCAGGTTGGGGTTTGATGATTACTATTTCATCCTATACCCGTGCTAAAGAGGATGTGACCTTGAATACGTTCATTGGAGCCTTTGGAAACAATACCGCTTCTATACTGGCTGGCATAGCTATACTGCCTGCTGTATTCGCACTTTCTGCCAGTGATCAGGAGGCCACCGCTTTCCTGCAGTCCGGTAGTCAGTCGCTCACGTTTACAATCATACCAAAGCTATTTGCTACCATTCCCGGTGGTGGTTTTATGACTTTGATTTTCTTTTTGGCACTTACATTAGCTGCCTTTAGCTCCTTTTTGCCCATGCTTGAGCTCCTCAAAAGTAATCTCTCAACCATTGGTGTATCTGAAGGTATGATTGCAGTGATACTTTTGGTGGCGTTTACTGTTTTTGGGTTACCATCGGCCTATTCACTGGACTTCTTCAGTAATCAGGATTGGGTGTGGGGGCTTGGTCTTATAGTGAGTGGAATCTTCATCTCCGTAGCCACAGCCTTATATGATCCTGTCAAATTCAAAAAAGAGCTGATCGACAAGGATTCTGACTTTACCATTTCAAATGCCTATTTCAAATACGCTATCTATGTCAATATCCTGCTGGGCGTGTTTCTCATTTATTGGTGGATGTCACAGGGGTACAGCACATTCCCATGGTTTGATGCCCAGGGCAGTTGGAACTGGATGGACGTTTATAGTAACGCCTCTATCGTTACGCAGTGGGGCACGGTAATTTTGGTGGGTATTGTCATTAATAAATTTTTGTATCACCGATTTTGTAAAGTAACAGTATGAGTGGTTCTGCGATAGTGAGTATGATTTTGATTGTCGGTGTGGTGGTAGGCGGCTTTGTGTATTTTTTGATTAAAGCATTGAAAAACGAAAAAGATAAATAATGGATAAAATAGATTCTTTAAATCAGGTTTCAGAATTTCATAAAACGTTTAAACACCCGGTGTTGGAGACACCTCAGATTCCCTCCGCAGAGCGATGCGCTCTCAGGGTGTCCCTTATTCAGGAGGAGCTTAATGAACTGCAACAAGCTATCCAGGATAAGGATATCGTGGAGGTGGCAGATGCACTCTGTGATATCCAATATGTGCTTTCTGGTGCCGTGCTGGAGTTTGGTTTGGGAGATAAATTTGTTACCCTATTCAATGAGGTTCAGCGCTCCAATATGAGCAAAGCGTGCGTGTCTCAGGAAGAGGCGCAGCAAACCGTAGATTACTATCAGAATGAAAAAGGAACAGAAGCGTACTTTGTAGAGAAGGAGGGTAAGTTTTTGGTTTACCGTAAGGAGGACAATAAAACCTTGAAGTCAATTAACTATTCCCCCGCCAATCTCAAAAAAATTATAAGTGAGGGATGACAAAGGAGATGGTCGAAACCAGGCTACTCTGCAGATCAAAGAAATTACGTATGATCTTTTCGTCACAACCGAGACCGAACATAAGGATCAGATAGGCAGTGATGGAGGATAAAAGTTTTATAGCTGTTTTGTTTTTCATAACAAATCCTGAGTTATTTTGTAAAATTAGTTCAAGAAACTTTAAAAACTAATAATAGTTTCAAAATAAAACAGAATTTGTTAGGGTGGCAATACCCTTAAAGTGGTATTTAATTGCTATCCATATTCACTAAGTAGACGTTATCACTGCGCTCGTTATCGTCTTCGAACAGGATCAAAACACCTTTTTCCATTAACCAGTAATCAGAATCTCCTGTGGAGAAGTTTTCAGTGTCAGAAATATACAAGCG
This Marinoscillum sp. 108 DNA region includes the following protein-coding sequences:
- a CDS encoding sodium-dependent transporter; protein product: MSKGEEFSNRWGIILASLGMAIGAGNLWRFPRLAGQYGGSFILLWILFLFVWSIPLLLAEFSIGKKYKSGVIGSFGKLAGKRLTWMGFFITFCTLGIAFYYSVVTAWSIEYLSISVINLYDGFMGNTLTDKLASNPNYLLDQWDSLSNGSMVTIGLYILVIVLGVIVVRRGVKNGLEKANRILIPSLFVLLVIVAASALTMENGTKGLEYMFAIKWDNFSNPTIWIEALSQSAWSTGAGWGLMITISSYTRAKEDVTLNTFIGAFGNNTASILAGIAILPAVFALSASDQEATAFLQSGSQSLTFTIIPKLFATIPGGGFMTLIFFLALTLAAFSSFLPMLELLKSNLSTIGVSEGMIAVILLVAFTVFGLPSAYSLDFFSNQDWVWGLGLIVSGIFISVATALYDPVKFKKELIDKDSDFTISNAYFKYAIYVNILLGVFLIYWWMSQGYSTFPWFDAQGSWNWMDVYSNASIVTQWGTVILVGIVINKFLYHRFCKVTV
- a CDS encoding nucleoside triphosphate pyrophosphohydrolase family protein encodes the protein MDKIDSLNQVSEFHKTFKHPVLETPQIPSAERCALRVSLIQEELNELQQAIQDKDIVEVADALCDIQYVLSGAVLEFGLGDKFVTLFNEVQRSNMSKACVSQEEAQQTVDYYQNEKGTEAYFVEKEGKFLVYRKEDNKTLKSINYSPANLKKIISEG